In Magnolia sinica isolate HGM2019 chromosome 12, MsV1, whole genome shotgun sequence, a single genomic region encodes these proteins:
- the LOC131219892 gene encoding CSC1-like protein ERD4, protein MDLSSFLTSLVTSFIIFMVLVFVFTWLSRKPSNAVIYYPNRILKGLNPCESGRRTRNPFAWIGEALRSSEEDIIAMSGVDTAVYFVFLSSVLGIFTLSGIVLLPVLLPVAGTDKGMKSKSEGNNNEAMTSLDKLLMGNVTENSPRLWAFLLGTYWVSFVTFYVLWKAYKHCSELRAAAEMDPGLKPEQFTVLVRDIPPVPEGQTRKEQIDSYFKSLHPETFYRSMVITNNKEANKIWEELESYKKKLERAELTFSESKTASNPDGTRPTNRTGLLGLIGQQVDTINHCNDKIKDLSQQLEVEQKITVKEKQQASALVFFNSKPAAATAAQTLHAQIIDTWTVMEAPEPRQLIWTNITMKFYERQIRKYVIYTIAFLAIVFYMVPIAFVSAFTTLRNLRNLLPFLKSIVDQPAIKTILEAYLPQIALIVFLALLPSFLLFLSKSEGIPSESHVVRAASGKYFYFIVFNVFLGVTLSGTLFSSLKTIEKNPNQIITILGHSLPTNASFFLTFVALKFFVGYGLELSRLIPLIIYHLKKKYMCKTEAEVKEAWAPGDLGFATRVPNDMLIVTIVLCYSVIAPLIIPFGVMYFGLGWLILRNQALKVYVPSFESNGRMWPHMHSRILAALILYQITMTGFFGVKKFYYTPFLIPLPILSLIFAYVCNKRYYLAFRSTPLEVVAHSAKDVPNMEMVFAAYVPPCMSLDKFNDADQFGEARSQP, encoded by the exons atggatctGAGCTCTTTCCTTACATCCCTTGTAACCTCATTCATCATATTCATGGTACTGGTATTCGTATTCACATGGCTGTCGAGGAAGCCTTCCAACGCAGTCATCTACTATCCAAACCGTATTTTGAAGGGTTtgaatccttgtgaaagtgggAGGAGAACCAGGAACCCTTTCGCTTGGATTGGAGAGGCGTTGAGATCGTCTGAGGAAGACATTATCGCCATGTCCGGCGTTGACACCGCCGTTTATTTCGTCTTCTTAAGCTCTG TACTGGGGATATTCACTCTATCCGGCATCGTGCTGCTGCCGGTTCTTCTTCCGGTTGCTGGAACTGACAAGGGCATGAAATCAAAATCTGAAGGCAACAACAACGAGGCCATGACCAGCCTTGACAAGCTATTGATGGGAAACGTCACG GAAAACAGTCCAAGGTTGTGGGCATTTCTACTAGGGACATACTGGGTTTCTTTTGTTACGTTTTACGTGTTATGGAAAGCTTACAAACACTGTTCGGAGCTGAGAGCAGCTGCAGAAATGGATCCGGGGTTGAAACCTGAGCAATTCACAGTATTGGTTAGAGACATCCCGCCAGTCCCAGAAGGCCAAACGCGGAAAGAACAGATCGATTCGTATTTCAAAAGTCTCCATCCGGAGACATTCTACAGATCGATGGTGATCACGAACAACAAAGAG GCCAATAAGATCtgggaagagttggagagctACAAGAAGAAGCTTGAACGTGCGGAATTGACATTTTCAGAGTCGAAAACCGCAAGCAACCCCGATGGAACAAGGCCTACAAACCGAACTGGCCTCCTTGGCCTGATCGGACAGCAAGTCGACACGATCAACCACTGCAATGACAAGATCAAAGACCTCAGTCAGCAACTAGAGGTCGAGCAGAAGATCACTGTTAAAGAGAAGCAACAAGCGTCTGCTCTAGTCTTCTTCAACAGCAAGCCGGCTGCGGCCACAGCTGCCCAGACCCTCCACGCACAGATAATTGACACATGGACGGTGATGGAAGCTCCCGAGCCCCGCCAGCTGATATGGACCAACATAACAATGAAATTCTATGAGAGGCAGATAAGGAAGTATGTGATCTACACCATTGCATTCTTGGCCATAGTCTTTTACATGGTCCCAATTGCATTTGTATCGGCCTTCACGACACTAAGGAATCTTAGAAATCTTCTACCATTCTTGAAGTCGATTGTCGATCAGCCCGCGATCAAGACTATCCTGGAAGCTTATCTACCGCAGATTGCGTTGATTGTGTTCTTGGCTTTGCTGCCGAGCTTCCTACTGTTTCTATCGAAGTCTGAGGGGATACCATCTGAAAGCCATGTTGTGAGAGCGGCCTCTGGGAAGTATTTCTACTTCATTGTATTCAATGTCTTTCTTGGAGTTACATTGAGTGGGACGTTGTTCAGCTCTTTGAAGACGATCGAGAAGAATCCGAACCAGATCATAACAATTCTTGGCCATAGCTTGCCTACAAATGCGTCATTCTTCCTCACATTTGTTGCTCTGAA GTTCTTTGTTGGCTATGGGCTCGAGCTGTCGCGTTTGATTCCTCTGATAATTTACCATCTAAAAAAGAAGTATATGTGCAAAACCGAAGCCGAGGTGAAAGAAGCATGGGCCCCAGGAGATcttggttttgccactagagttcCCAACGACATGCTGATTGTAACCATCGTCCTCTGCTACTCCGTCATCGCTCCTCTGATCATTCCCTTTGGTGTCATGTACTTCGGCCTTGGATGGCTCATCCTTCGGAACCAG GCATTGAAAGTCTACGTCCCTTCTTTCGAAAGCAACGGTCGGATGTGGCCCCACATGCATTCCCGGATATTAGCGGCCCTGATCCTCTATCAGATCACCATGACCGGCTTCTTTGGTGTGAAGAAATTCTACTACACCCCGTTCTTGATACCCCTCCCTATACTCTCACTCATCTTCGCCTATGTGTGTAACAAACGTTACTATCTCGCCTTTCGATCCACACCGTTGGAAGTCGTGGCCCACTCCGCGAAGGACGTCCCGAACATGGAGATGGTCTTTGCTGCGTATGTCCCACCTTGTATGAGCTTGGACAAGTTCAACGATGCAGATCAGTTCGGAGAAGCTCGATCTCAGCCGTAG
- the LOC131220753 gene encoding tyrosine decarboxylase-like, with translation MGSLHTDALETNNSTSALNPLDPDEFRKQGHMIIDFLADYYRDIEKYPVRSQVEPGYLHKLLPDSAPNNPEPLDSILQDIQTSIIPGLTHWQSPNYFAYFPSSGSTAGFLGEMLSTGFNIVGFNWMSSPAATELESIVMDWLGKMLKLPKPFLFSGNGGGVLQGTTCEAILCTVTAARDRMLNKIGRDHIGRLVVYGSDQTHCALQKAAQIAGIHPANFRAVRTSRSTSFALSPDALRSAIADDIANGLVPLFLCATVGTTSSTATDPIGPLSDVARDFGIWVHVDAAYAGSACICPEFRHFIDGVDGADSFSLNAHKWFFTTLDCCCLWVKDPNALVKALSTNPEYLKNKATDSKQVVDYKDWQIALSRRFRSMKLWMVLRSYGVANLRNFLRSHVKMAKTFEGFVAMDPRFEIVVPRTFAMVCFRLLPASMDGRDAAIDNGSELDRANELNRKLLEGMNAAGRLYMTHAVVGGIYMIRFAVGATLTEERHVNLAWKVVQEHADALVGAMDGGDLKH, from the coding sequence ATGGGCAGCCTCCACACCGACGCTCTCGAAACCAACAACTCAACATCCGCACTCAACCCACTCGACCCCGACGAATTCCGCAAACAAGGCCACATGATAATCGATTTCCTTGCCGACTACTACCGCGACATCGAAAAATACCCCGTCCGCAGCCAAGTCGAACCCGGCTACCTCCACAAACTCCTCCCCGACTCCGCTCCCAACAATCCCGAACCCCTCGATTCCATTCTCCAAGACATCCAAACCTCCATTATCCCCGGCCTCACCCACTGGCAAAGCCCCAACTACTTCGCCTACTTCCCTTCCAGCGGCAGCACCGCCGGTTTTCTTGGCGAAATGCTCAGCACCGGTTTCAACATCGTCGGCTTTAACTGGATGTCCTCCCCCGCCGCCACCGAACTCGAAAGCATTGTAATGGACTGGCTCGGCAAAATGCTCAAACTCCCAAAACCATTCCTCTTCTCCGGCAACGGTGGTGGCGTGTTACAAGGCACCACCTGCGAGGCGATCTTATGCACTGTCACCGCCGCTCGTGATCGAATGCTTAACAAAATCGGTAGAGATCACATCGGACGGCTTGTAGTGTACGGTTCAGATCAAACCCATTGCGCACTTCAAAAAGCAGCTCAGATCGCCGGAATCCACCCAGCCAATTTCCGCGCCGTACGGACTTCAAGATCTACGTCCTTCGCTCTCTCCCCCGACGCGCTCCGATCTGCGATCGCAGACGATATTGCAAATGGATTAGTTCCACTTTTCCTCTGCgcgacggtggggaccacctcaTCGACTGCTACGGACCCGATCGGGCCGTTATCGGATGTCGCGAGAGATTTCGGGATATGGGTCCATGTCGATGCGGCGTACGCCGGCAGCGCGTGTATCTGCCCGGAATTCCGGCACTTCATTGATGgagtggacggtgcagattcaTTCAGTCTCAATGCACACAAATGGTTCTTTACAACCCTTGATTGCTGTTGCCTTTGGGTAAAAGACCCAAATGCCCTTGTCAAAGCTCTTTCTACAAACCCAGAGTATTTGAAAAACAAGGCTACTGATTCAAAACAGGTGGTGGATTATAAAGATTGGCAGATCGCTCTCAGCCGTCGATTCCGATCCATGAAGCTATGGATGGTACTTCGTAGCTATGGTGTGGCCAATCTACGTAATTTCTTAAGGAGCCATGTCAAGATGGCTAAGACATTTGAAGGGTTTGTAGCGATGGACCCGAGATTTGAGATAGTGGTCCCTAGAACATTCGCGATGGTCTGTTTCCGTCTACTGCCAGCATCGATGGACGGTCGTGATGCCGCGATTGACAATGGGTCGGAGTTGGACCGTGCGAATGAGCTGAATCGGAAGTTGTTGGAGGGTATGAACGCGGCGGGCCGTCTGTACATGACTCATGCTGTGGTGGGTGGGATTTATATGATAAGGTTCGCCGTTGGTGCGACGCTTACTGAGGAACGGCACGTGAATTTGGCGTGGAAGGTGGTGCAGGAGCATGCGGATGCGCTGGTGGGTGcgatggatggtggagatctgAAGCATTGA